One region of Glycine max cultivar Williams 82 chromosome 9, Glycine_max_v4.0, whole genome shotgun sequence genomic DNA includes:
- the LOC100778778 gene encoding probable polyamine oxidase 5, whose amino-acid sequence MVVKKPRIVIIGAGMAGLTAANKLYTATASKDLFELCVVEGGTRIGGRINTSEFGGDRIEMGATWIHGIGGSPIHKIAQEIHSLHSDQPWECMDGNTVTDDATTITIAEGGFHLHHPSIVDPITKLFNTLMEYSQGKLNDTTSKGGSELESYQKLAAKVASVSASSNNNNKNNLSVGSFLRQGLEAYQVSKEEQEEVKGCGNWSRKLLEEAIFAMHENNQRTYTSADDLFTLDYGAESEYIMFPGEEITIAKGYLSIIEYLASVLPPGLVQLGKKVTRIEWQLDDEKRKKGGAVENNGCCSSSSRPVKLHFCDGSVMYADHVIVTVSLGVLKAAILDDDDDDSGMFYPPLPPSKTEAISRLGFGVVNKLFMQLSPTHGGLKQHENEQSDKGFPFLQMAFHSPQSEMRNKKIPWWMRRTATLFPIYNNSSVLLSWFVGEEALALESLKDEEIINGVSSTVSFFLQHHSQWQKGSTSCSSHKLCNGNVNSDEGRSHYLQNEVKFSKVLKSKWGTDPLFLGSYSYVAVGSSGDDLDIMAEPLPKDNSSCQASSAASSSPLQILFAGEATHRTHYSTTHGAYFSGLREANRLLQHYHCVGIYNN is encoded by the coding sequence atggTGGTGAAGAAGCCACGGATTGTGATAATTGGAGCAGGAATGGCAGGCCTAACTGCTGCCAACAAGCTCTACACTGCCACAGCCTCAAAGGACTTGTTTGAGCTGTGTGTTGTGGAGGGTGGAACAAGGATTGGTGGAAGAATCAACACCTCAGAGTTTGGTGGTGACCGTATTGAGATGGGAGCAACATGGATCCATGGAATTGGTGGCAGCCCTATTCACAAGATTGCTCAAGAGATCCACTCACTCCACTCTGACCAACCTTGGGAGTGCATGGATGGCAACACTGTCACTGATGATGCCACCACTATCACCATTGCTGAAGGTGGCTTCCACCTCCACCACCCTTCCATTGTTGACCCCATCACAAAGCTTTTCAACACCCTCATGGAATACTCTCAAGGGAAGCTCAATGATACCACTTCAAAGGGTGGAAGTGAACTTGAAAGCTATCAAAAGTTGGCTGCTAAGGTTGCTTCTGTTTCTGCTtcttccaacaacaacaacaagaacaacctTAGTGTTGGTTCTTTTCTCAGACAAGGGCTTGAGGCATACCAGGTTTCAAAGGAGGAGCAAGAGGAGGTGAAAGGGTGTGGGAACTGGAGCAGGAAGTTGCTTGAAGAAGCAATCTTTGCAATGCATGAGAACAACCAGAGGACATATACTTCAGCTGATGACCTTTTCACACTGGACTATGGTGCTGAGAGTGAGTACATAATGTTCCCAGGTGAAGAAATCACTATTGCTAAAGGGTACTTGAGCATAATTGAGTACTTGGCTTCTGTGTTGCCACCTGGTTTGGTTCAGTTGGGTAAGAAAGTTACAAGGATTGAGTGGCAGCTTGATGatgagaagaggaagaagggtGGTGCTGTGGAAAATAATGGATGTTGCTCTTCTTCTTCTAGGCCTGTGAAGCTGCATTTTTGTGATGGCTCAGTTATGTATGCTGATCATGTCATTGTCACAGTTTCACTTGGAGTGTTAAAAGCTGCTAttcttgatgatgatgatgatgattcggGTATGTTCTATCCTCCTCTTCCCCCTTCCAAGACTGAGGCTATTTCAAGGCTTGGTTTTGGTGTTGTTAACAAGTTGTTTATGCAATTGAGTCCAACACATGGAGGATTGAAACAACATGAAAATGAACAATCCGACAAAGGGTTCCCTTTCTTGCAAATGGCTTTCCATTCACCTCAATCTGAAATGAGGAACAAGAAAATACCATGGTGGATGAGGAGGACAGCCACCCTTTTCCCCATCTACAACAATTCCAGTGTCCTCTTGTCATGGTTTGTAGGGGAAGAAGCACTAGCACTTGAGTCACTCAAAGATGAAGAGATCATAAACGGTGTTTCATCCACAGTCTCATTCTTTCTACAGCATCACTCTCAGTGGCAAAAGGGTTCCACCAGTTGTAGTTCACATAAACTGTGCAATGGGAATGTGAACTCTGATGAGGGAAGATCTCACTACCTACAAAATGAAGTGAAGTTTAGTAAAGTCTTGAAGAGCAAATGGGGAACTGATCCATTGTTTTTAGGCTCATACAGTTATGTTGCAGTAGGATCAAGTGGTGATGATTTAGATATAATGGCAGAGCCATTGCCAAAAGATAACAGCAGTTGTCAAGCTTCTTCTGCAGCTTCATCATCTCCACTTCAAATTTTGTTTGCAGGGGAAGCAACTCACAGAACTCATTATTCCACAACTCATGGAGCTTACTTCAGCGGTCTTAGGGAAGCCAATAGGCTTCTTCAACATTACCATTGTGTTGGGATTTATAACaactag